In Deinococcus psychrotolerans, a genomic segment contains:
- a CDS encoding type I restriction endonuclease subunit R, whose translation MTQGREYNEVEFPFIGQLVGMGWNHLVGDRYVPAFTERNSFKETLLKGRLREALRRINAPEYPWLTDSHLDEALSQLTRLPAGLVGLRPVNAHLTSLLLEGVQVTGPDGKGHTLRFIDFRTLSRNDFLAINQFRIDPPGYVAGPGYIIPDVVLFVNGIPLVVVECKSPGIAEPMAHAVSDLLGYQNLRDSAEIEGVERFFHPVQLLVGTSFYKAVLGTVGAPAEEFLTWKDTYPLTRQEVQEKLDKPQLHPQQVLTAGVLYPHTLLDLLENFTLTDPESKRVARYQQYRAVHKALARLKSGETRLLGAEVDGRGGIVWHTQGSGKSLTMMFLVRALRTVPELRTFKIVVVTDRRDLERQLVNTAQVAGEPVTVAKGVKKLNTELAKQGTGFVFGMVQKLRGQIGTEFDPQQAVLNASPNILVLVDEAHRSHTNTQHAHLRAALPNAAMIGFTGTPIITGQKKKTHEIFGPMLDTYTLLESQEDKATVPILYEGRTVNAYLKDGQNLDSLFDTFFGELSKAARLKLQQKYGTLGDILESPRLIALKARDMLLHYASQVLPNGLKGQVVAPSRRAAVEYQRAFRKAQVELVDELEHLDSMFMRLLPAKLASLDEHTRALVMAYPYLDRLRVLEFAAVISADGTDPPEWTEWSDPLKQELRTGEKGQFKTREHPLSLLIVKSMLLTGFDAPVEQVLYLDRNIRNHELLQAIARVNRTHPGKRHGLVVDYYGVGHHLAQALSDYTQAEVQGVMSSIKDSLPLLDTAHYAVVSLFSGTALPLTDCEDCVNALNDSKLRAEFKVKLNLFLNALDTVLPRPEALRYVEDAALLSRIQSTARQVYQDGDEDEMLGAGEKVRALIAQYVDVSAIQVKVPPIEVLNPNFSQQVGGYLSKQTQAAAMEHAAKHFITLHADEDPVYYQKLSEKLEELLKLHAQHWDALVSALKTFIGEVQTGRPADTTGLNPLTEAPLFSLLLAAQAAELQGLSEAQRERLIEGTVTVVQELRNRTVRPDFWRNAVQQKQVKGWLFAFLDQHDLVPYDACAKTADELMNLAKHLYNRWSTPQ comes from the coding sequence ATGACCCAGGGCCGTGAGTACAACGAGGTCGAGTTTCCGTTCATCGGTCAACTGGTCGGGATGGGCTGGAATCACTTGGTGGGAGACAGGTACGTCCCAGCCTTCACGGAACGCAACAGCTTTAAGGAAACGTTGCTGAAAGGCCGCCTGCGTGAGGCCCTGCGCCGCATCAACGCACCGGAGTATCCCTGGCTGACTGACTCGCATCTGGACGAGGCTCTGAGCCAGTTGACCCGCTTGCCTGCCGGGCTGGTGGGCCTGCGTCCAGTCAATGCTCATCTAACCAGCCTGCTACTAGAGGGCGTCCAAGTCACGGGGCCGGACGGCAAAGGGCATACTCTTCGCTTCATCGATTTCCGGACACTGAGCAGGAATGATTTTCTGGCCATCAATCAGTTCCGCATAGACCCCCCAGGGTACGTGGCTGGACCTGGATACATCATTCCGGATGTGGTGCTATTCGTGAATGGCATTCCATTGGTCGTGGTGGAATGCAAGTCGCCAGGCATCGCCGAACCGATGGCACACGCCGTCAGCGACCTGCTGGGCTACCAGAATCTGCGTGACAGCGCTGAAATCGAGGGCGTGGAACGCTTTTTCCATCCTGTGCAACTGCTGGTCGGTACCAGCTTCTACAAGGCTGTGCTGGGCACCGTCGGTGCACCCGCTGAAGAATTCCTGACCTGGAAGGACACCTACCCATTGACCCGTCAGGAGGTCCAAGAGAAGCTGGACAAGCCTCAGCTTCATCCACAGCAGGTTCTAACCGCAGGCGTGCTTTACCCGCACACCCTCCTCGACTTGCTGGAAAACTTCACACTCACTGACCCGGAGAGCAAGCGGGTGGCGCGCTACCAGCAGTACCGGGCTGTTCACAAAGCGCTAGCCCGCCTCAAATCCGGCGAGACCCGGCTGCTGGGGGCGGAGGTCGATGGGCGCGGCGGCATCGTCTGGCACACGCAGGGGTCTGGGAAGAGTTTGACGATGATGTTTCTGGTTCGTGCCCTTCGTACAGTACCGGAACTTCGTACATTCAAGATTGTGGTCGTCACCGACCGGCGCGATTTGGAAAGACAGCTCGTGAACACCGCGCAGGTTGCAGGCGAACCAGTTACGGTTGCCAAAGGAGTCAAAAAGCTGAATACCGAGCTGGCCAAGCAGGGAACAGGCTTTGTCTTCGGGATGGTGCAGAAGCTGCGGGGGCAAATCGGTACGGAATTCGACCCGCAGCAGGCCGTCCTGAACGCCAGCCCGAACATTCTTGTACTGGTGGACGAAGCACACCGCTCACACACCAACACGCAGCATGCACACCTGCGGGCCGCTTTACCCAACGCAGCCATGATTGGTTTCACCGGTACGCCCATCATTACAGGCCAGAAGAAGAAGACCCACGAGATTTTCGGGCCGATGCTTGACACCTACACCCTCTTGGAGAGTCAGGAAGATAAAGCTACCGTCCCCATTCTCTACGAAGGCCGCACCGTGAATGCCTACCTGAAAGATGGGCAGAACTTGGACAGCCTGTTTGATACTTTCTTCGGTGAACTGAGCAAAGCGGCACGGTTGAAGCTTCAACAAAAATACGGCACGTTGGGCGACATCCTGGAATCTCCCAGGCTCATCGCCCTCAAGGCGCGGGACATGCTGCTGCATTACGCCAGCCAGGTGCTGCCCAATGGGTTAAAGGGTCAGGTGGTGGCTCCCAGCCGCCGGGCGGCAGTCGAGTACCAACGCGCCTTCCGGAAAGCCCAGGTGGAGTTGGTCGATGAGCTTGAACACCTCGACTCCATGTTCATGAGGCTGCTGCCAGCAAAACTCGCCAGCTTGGACGAACACACCCGCGCCCTCGTCATGGCATATCCATATCTGGACCGCCTGCGGGTCTTGGAATTTGCCGCCGTCATCTCTGCTGACGGCACAGACCCGCCGGAGTGGACCGAGTGGTCAGACCCACTCAAGCAGGAACTGCGTACTGGTGAGAAGGGACAGTTCAAGACCCGTGAACATCCCCTGAGCCTGCTCATCGTCAAGAGCATGCTGCTGACGGGCTTCGACGCGCCGGTCGAGCAGGTGCTGTATCTCGACCGAAACATTCGCAACCACGAATTGCTCCAAGCCATCGCCCGCGTCAACCGCACGCATCCTGGTAAGCGTCACGGTCTGGTGGTCGATTACTACGGGGTAGGGCATCACCTCGCCCAAGCCTTGAGCGATTACACGCAAGCAGAAGTGCAGGGAGTCATGTCCTCCATCAAGGACAGCCTGCCGCTGCTGGATACGGCCCACTACGCCGTGGTGAGCCTGTTCAGTGGCACGGCTCTTCCCCTGACGGACTGCGAAGACTGTGTCAACGCGCTGAATGACTCCAAGCTGCGAGCGGAATTCAAGGTCAAGCTCAATTTATTCTTAAACGCGCTGGATACCGTGTTGCCACGTCCGGAGGCGCTGCGCTACGTGGAAGACGCCGCTCTGCTGAGTCGCATTCAATCCACGGCCCGGCAAGTTTATCAGGACGGCGATGAAGACGAGATGCTTGGAGCCGGAGAAAAGGTGCGGGCGCTTATAGCCCAATACGTGGATGTCAGCGCTATCCAAGTCAAGGTGCCGCCCATTGAGGTGCTGAACCCGAATTTCAGTCAGCAGGTCGGCGGCTACCTCTCCAAGCAGACGCAGGCCGCTGCCATGGAACACGCCGCTAAGCACTTCATTACCCTGCATGCTGACGAGGACCCGGTGTATTACCAAAAACTCAGCGAAAAACTTGAAGAGCTTCTCAAGCTGCACGCTCAGCACTGGGATGCTCTCGTCAGTGCCTTGAAGACATTCATTGGTGAAGTGCAAACTGGAAGGCCCGCCGACACCACTGGCCTCAATCCCCTCACCGAAGCGCCCCTGTTCAGTTTGCTGCTGGCGGCCCAAGCTGCGGAGCTTCAAGGCCTCAGTGAAGCCCAAAGAGAG